A single Mangifera indica cultivar Alphonso chromosome 20, CATAS_Mindica_2.1, whole genome shotgun sequence DNA region contains:
- the LOC123204133 gene encoding protein MIZU-KUSSEI 1-like has translation MKPNMARPSQDFSSKRHFHWTKKVGSDHEDDEAPTFKSSEEEKKENTKNYPSAGAIPSPKRKLPAVAVARLRTVLSAFGKSRPGLPLGLGSRVVGTLFGSRRGHVHFSFQKDPNSPPAFLVELATPISGLVREMASGLVRIALECDKEKEEEKKAVRLLEEPMWRTYCNGKKCGFATKKEYGDKEQKILKAVEPISTGAGVLPGINGDENGSGGDGELMYMRAKFERIVGSRDSEAFYMMNPDSHGTPELSIYLLRI, from the coding sequence ATGAAACCCAATATGGCTAGACCCTCTCAAGATTTCTCCTCCAAGAGACACTTTCATTGGACAAAAAAGGTTGGAAGTGATCATGAAGATGATGAAGCTCCAACCTTTAAGTCCtctgaagaagagaaaaaagaaaatacaaagaattatCCTTCTGCAGGTGCCATCCCTTCTCCAAAGAGGAAACTTCCGGCAGTTGCAGTTGCCAGGCTTAGAACTGTCCTTAGTGCATTCGGCAAGAGCCGACCAGGCTTGCCACTCGGCCTTGGCTCCCGAGTTGTGGGAACCCTTTTCGGCTCCCGGCGAGGCCATGTACATTTTTCATTCCAGAAGGATCCCAATTCCCCACCTGCCTTTCTTGTTGAACTTGCCACACCGATTAGTGGGTTGGTCAGGGAGATGGCTTCAGGGCTAGTTAGAATTGCACTAGAGTGTGATaaagagaaggaagaagaaaagaaagctgTGAGATTGCTGGAAGAGCCCATGTGGAGGACTTATTGTAACGGGAAAAAATGTGGCTTTGCAACAAAGAAGGAATATGGGGATAAGGAGCAGAAGATATTGAAGGCTGTGGAGCCAATTTCAACGGGTGCAGGAGTGTTGCCTGGGATTAATGGAGATGAAAATGGAAGTGGAGGTGATGGTGAACTCATGTACATGAGGGCTAAATTTGAGAGAATCGTGGGTTCAAGAGACTCTGAGGCTTTCTATATGATGAATCCTGATAGCCATGGAACTCCTGAACTTAGTATCTATTTACTTAGAATCTAA